In one window of Palaemon carinicauda isolate YSFRI2023 chromosome 2, ASM3689809v2, whole genome shotgun sequence DNA:
- the LOC137623185 gene encoding macrophage mannose receptor 1-like, which translates to MIWKLILFSSLLAVGLGRTNSGKVHYLNDDLSLKIQSRLHLRYPEGSAAREALPTLGCNPEKLRAEDSLTGVLLRRIPKLEEEFGLRVKLTFSEGFLTSCDLVPSEITRQDTCLSPPVISTPGLICKDGWSLVESTCFLLSDKKGKWTEGQDFCNAQGGTLATLSSSLQQAVVASQLNSDTWIGLNDLKDEGNFTWADGGSLDYTNWADGQPDNNGKYWVFGERDNCAEMKKNFNYFWNDDNCDEENRFLCSTPAEPAPTTTTTTTTTTPTTTTTTTTTTTTAPPTCQDGWEQRDLSCYLASEDQETWQGAHDACVALGATLASIKNEKEQDFVAGLLDASGWIGLNDLENEGVFVWDDCSNVTFTKWEVGEPNDGNILGFGGSEDCVELKKSFGYTWNDEDCANERRYVCERPAE; encoded by the exons ATGATTTGGAAACttattctcttctcttctctcttggcG GTCGGATTAGGTCGGACCAACTCTGGAAAAGTCCATTACCTGAACGACGATTTGTCACTGAAGATTCAGTCAAGGCTCCACTTGAGGTACCCCGAGGGATCCGCTGCCAGGGAGGCCCTGCCAACGCTGGGATGTAATCCAGAGAAGCTCAGGGCTGAG GATTCGTTGACTGGAGTCCTGCTGAGACGCATTCCAAAGCTGGAAGAAGAATTTGGTCTCCGAGTAAAGCTTACTTTCAGCGAAGGTTTTCTGACCTCCTGCGATCTCGTCCCTTCAG AGATTACCCGCCAGGACACTTGCTTGTCCCCTCCTGTGATCAGCACACCCGGACTCATTTGCAAGGACGGCTGGTCGCTGGTCGAGTCCACTTGCTTCCTCTTGTCcgataagaaagggaaatggaccgAAGGACAAGACTTCTGCAACGCCCAAGGGGGAACGTTGGCTACCCTGTCCTCATCCCTTCAGCAGGCCGTTGTTGCTA GTCAGCTGAATTCAGACACCTGGATTGGTCTTAATGACCTGAAGGACGAAGGCAACTTCACCTGGGCTGATGGAGGTTCCCTTGATTATACCAA CTGGGCTGATGGACAACCAGACAACAACGGTAAATATTGGGTGTTTGGAGAAAGAGACAATTGTGCCGAAATGAAAAAGAATTTCAATTACTTTTGGAATGACGATAATTGTGACGAAGAAAACAG ATTCCTCTGCAGCACCCCAGCCGAGCCCGCAcctacaaccacaacaacaacaaccactactactcctactaccaccactacaactacaacaacaaccaccacTGCTCCTCCTACATGCCAAGATGGATGGGAGCAACGCGACCTCTCCTGCTACTTGGCCAGTGAAGATCAGGAGACCTGGCAAGGGGCCCATGATGCCTGCGTTGCTCTTGGCGCCACTCTTGCTTCCATCAAGAACGAAAAGGAACAGGATTTCGTTGCTG GTCTTCTCGATGCAAGTGGATGGATTGGTCTGAATGATTTGGAGAACGAGGGCGTTTTTGTTTGGGATGACTGTAGCAACGTGACCTTCACCAA GTGGGAAGTTGGGGAACCCAACGACGGCAACATCTTGGGATTCGGAGGCTCCGAAGACTGTGTGGAGCTGAAGAAATCCTTCGGCTACACGTGGAACGACGAAGATTGCGCCAACGAACGAAG GTACGTTTGTGAACGCCCAGCTGAGTGA